The following are encoded together in the Anguilla rostrata isolate EN2019 chromosome 19, ASM1855537v3, whole genome shotgun sequence genome:
- the mkrn1 gene encoding probable E3 ubiquitin-protein ligase makorin-1 isoform X4, protein MHGVCKEGSNCRYSHDLSSSKPTMICRYEHTKPAKPEEPDGPKQTMPLPPAPLPATVTPHPQPGGSSAEPQEHPDGIGARDWVNAAEFVPGQPYCGRAADPVPAEGPGLVIEEEYEKEQADKELKKQLCPYAAVGECRYGLNCAYLHGDVCDMCGLQVLHPSDSAQRSQHIKACIEAHEKDMEISFAIQRSKDMMCGVCMEVVFEKANPGERRFGILSNCSHCYCLKCIRKWRSAKQFESKIIKSCPECRITSNFVIPSEYWVEDKEEKQKLIQKYKDGMGTKPCRYFDEGRGSCPFGANCFYKHAYPDGRLEEPQPQRRVTGSVGRHRNSRRTPLWDIFDERESGDSFDNEDEEMVTLELSEMLLMLLAAGTDDEVTDSEDEWDLFHEELDDYYEVYL, encoded by the exons ATGCATGGGGTTTGCAAGGAAGGGAGCAACTGTCGATATTCCCACGACCTCAGCAGCAGCAAACCGACCATGATTTGCAG GTATGAACACACAAAACCAGCCAAACCGGAGGAGCCGGACGGTCCCAAGCAAACAATGccgctgccccctgcccccctccccgccaccgTCACTCCGCACCCCCAGCCGGGGGGCAGCAGCGCAGAGCCCCAGGAGCACCCGGACGGAATAGGGGCCAGAGACTGGGTGAACGCAGCAGAGTTTGTGCCAGGGCAGCCCTACTGCGGGCGAG CGGCTGACCCGGTTCCAGCGGAGGGGCCGGGCCTCGTCATCGAGGAAGAGTACGAGAAGGAGCAGGCCGACAAGGAGCTGAAGAAGCAGCTGTGTCCCTACGCGGCGGTCGGGGAGTGCCGCTACGGGCTCAACTGCGCCTATCTCCACGGCGACGTCTGCGACATGTGCGGCCTGCAGGTCCTGCACCCCTCCGACTCCGCCCAGCGCTCACAGCACATCAAG GCGTGCATCGAGGCCCACGAGAAGGACATGGAGATCTCCTTCGCCATCCAGCGCAGCAAGGACATGATGTGTGGCGTGTGCATGGAGGTGGTGTTCGAGAAGGCCAACCCCGGGGAGCGGCGCTTCGGCATCCTGTCCAACTGCAGCCACTGCTACTGCCTCAAGTGCATCCGCAAGTGGAGGAGCGCCAAGCAGTTCGAGAGCAAGATCATCAA GTCCTGCCCAGAGTGTCGAATCACGTCCAATTTTGTCATCCCGAGTGAATACTGGGTAGaggacaaagaagaaaaacagaaactcaTCCAGAAGTACAAGGACGGCATGGG CACCAAACCGTGCCGGTATTTCGACGAGGGGCGTGGCAGCTGTCCGTTCGGGGCGAACTGCTTCTACAAGCACGCCTATCCCGACGGCCGCCTGGAGGAGCCCCAGCCTCAGAGGCGTGTCACGGGGTCGGTCGGACGGCACCGG AACTCCAGACGGACGCCCCTGTGGGACATCTTCGACGAGCGGGAGAGCGGCGACTCCTTCGACAACGAGGACGAGGAGATGGTGACGCTGGAGCTGAGCGAGATGCTGCTCATGCTCCTGGCGGCCGGCACCGACGACGAGGTCACCGACTCGGAGGACGAGTGGGACTTGTTTCACGAGGAGCTGGACGATTACTACGAGGTTTACCTATAG
- the mkrn1 gene encoding probable E3 ubiquitin-protein ligase makorin-1 isoform X1 — MAEAAAATTAAPAVTGGGWTKHVTCRYFMHGVCKEGSNCRYSHDLSSSKPTMICRYFQRGCCAYGDRCRYEHTKPAKPEEPDGPKQTMPLPPAPLPATVTPHPQPGGSSAEPQEHPDGIGARDWVNAAEFVPGQPYCGRAADPVPAEGPGLVIEEEYEKEQADKELKKQLCPYAAVGECRYGLNCAYLHGDVCDMCGLQVLHPSDSAQRSQHIKACIEAHEKDMEISFAIQRSKDMMCGVCMEVVFEKANPGERRFGILSNCSHCYCLKCIRKWRSAKQFESKIIKSCPECRITSNFVIPSEYWVEDKEEKQKLIQKYKDGMGTKPCRYFDEGRGSCPFGANCFYKHAYPDGRLEEPQPQRRVTGSVGRHRNSRRTPLWDIFDERESGDSFDNEDEEMVTLELSEMLLMLLAAGTDDEVTDSEDEWDLFHEELDDYYEVYL; from the exons ATGGCGGAGGCAGCGGCAGCAACCACAGCGGCTCCAGCAGTAACAGGAGGAGGCTGGACCAAACACGTAACCTGCAG GTATTTCATGCATGGGGTTTGCAAGGAAGGGAGCAACTGTCGATATTCCCACGACCTCAGCAGCAGCAAACCGACCATGATTTGCAGGTACTTTCAAAGGGGATGCTGTGCGTACGGTGACCGATGCAG GTATGAACACACAAAACCAGCCAAACCGGAGGAGCCGGACGGTCCCAAGCAAACAATGccgctgccccctgcccccctccccgccaccgTCACTCCGCACCCCCAGCCGGGGGGCAGCAGCGCAGAGCCCCAGGAGCACCCGGACGGAATAGGGGCCAGAGACTGGGTGAACGCAGCAGAGTTTGTGCCAGGGCAGCCCTACTGCGGGCGAG CGGCTGACCCGGTTCCAGCGGAGGGGCCGGGCCTCGTCATCGAGGAAGAGTACGAGAAGGAGCAGGCCGACAAGGAGCTGAAGAAGCAGCTGTGTCCCTACGCGGCGGTCGGGGAGTGCCGCTACGGGCTCAACTGCGCCTATCTCCACGGCGACGTCTGCGACATGTGCGGCCTGCAGGTCCTGCACCCCTCCGACTCCGCCCAGCGCTCACAGCACATCAAG GCGTGCATCGAGGCCCACGAGAAGGACATGGAGATCTCCTTCGCCATCCAGCGCAGCAAGGACATGATGTGTGGCGTGTGCATGGAGGTGGTGTTCGAGAAGGCCAACCCCGGGGAGCGGCGCTTCGGCATCCTGTCCAACTGCAGCCACTGCTACTGCCTCAAGTGCATCCGCAAGTGGAGGAGCGCCAAGCAGTTCGAGAGCAAGATCATCAA GTCCTGCCCAGAGTGTCGAATCACGTCCAATTTTGTCATCCCGAGTGAATACTGGGTAGaggacaaagaagaaaaacagaaactcaTCCAGAAGTACAAGGACGGCATGGG CACCAAACCGTGCCGGTATTTCGACGAGGGGCGTGGCAGCTGTCCGTTCGGGGCGAACTGCTTCTACAAGCACGCCTATCCCGACGGCCGCCTGGAGGAGCCCCAGCCTCAGAGGCGTGTCACGGGGTCGGTCGGACGGCACCGG AACTCCAGACGGACGCCCCTGTGGGACATCTTCGACGAGCGGGAGAGCGGCGACTCCTTCGACAACGAGGACGAGGAGATGGTGACGCTGGAGCTGAGCGAGATGCTGCTCATGCTCCTGGCGGCCGGCACCGACGACGAGGTCACCGACTCGGAGGACGAGTGGGACTTGTTTCACGAGGAGCTGGACGATTACTACGAGGTTTACCTATAG
- the mkrn1 gene encoding probable E3 ubiquitin-protein ligase makorin-1 isoform X2 gives MAEAAAATTAAPAVTGGGWTKHVTCRYFMHGVCKEGSNCRYSHDLSSSKPTMICRYEHTKPAKPEEPDGPKQTMPLPPAPLPATVTPHPQPGGSSAEPQEHPDGIGARDWVNAAEFVPGQPYCGRAADPVPAEGPGLVIEEEYEKEQADKELKKQLCPYAAVGECRYGLNCAYLHGDVCDMCGLQVLHPSDSAQRSQHIKACIEAHEKDMEISFAIQRSKDMMCGVCMEVVFEKANPGERRFGILSNCSHCYCLKCIRKWRSAKQFESKIIKSCPECRITSNFVIPSEYWVEDKEEKQKLIQKYKDGMGTKPCRYFDEGRGSCPFGANCFYKHAYPDGRLEEPQPQRRVTGSVGRHRNSRRTPLWDIFDERESGDSFDNEDEEMVTLELSEMLLMLLAAGTDDEVTDSEDEWDLFHEELDDYYEVYL, from the exons ATGGCGGAGGCAGCGGCAGCAACCACAGCGGCTCCAGCAGTAACAGGAGGAGGCTGGACCAAACACGTAACCTGCAG GTATTTCATGCATGGGGTTTGCAAGGAAGGGAGCAACTGTCGATATTCCCACGACCTCAGCAGCAGCAAACCGACCATGATTTGCAG GTATGAACACACAAAACCAGCCAAACCGGAGGAGCCGGACGGTCCCAAGCAAACAATGccgctgccccctgcccccctccccgccaccgTCACTCCGCACCCCCAGCCGGGGGGCAGCAGCGCAGAGCCCCAGGAGCACCCGGACGGAATAGGGGCCAGAGACTGGGTGAACGCAGCAGAGTTTGTGCCAGGGCAGCCCTACTGCGGGCGAG CGGCTGACCCGGTTCCAGCGGAGGGGCCGGGCCTCGTCATCGAGGAAGAGTACGAGAAGGAGCAGGCCGACAAGGAGCTGAAGAAGCAGCTGTGTCCCTACGCGGCGGTCGGGGAGTGCCGCTACGGGCTCAACTGCGCCTATCTCCACGGCGACGTCTGCGACATGTGCGGCCTGCAGGTCCTGCACCCCTCCGACTCCGCCCAGCGCTCACAGCACATCAAG GCGTGCATCGAGGCCCACGAGAAGGACATGGAGATCTCCTTCGCCATCCAGCGCAGCAAGGACATGATGTGTGGCGTGTGCATGGAGGTGGTGTTCGAGAAGGCCAACCCCGGGGAGCGGCGCTTCGGCATCCTGTCCAACTGCAGCCACTGCTACTGCCTCAAGTGCATCCGCAAGTGGAGGAGCGCCAAGCAGTTCGAGAGCAAGATCATCAA GTCCTGCCCAGAGTGTCGAATCACGTCCAATTTTGTCATCCCGAGTGAATACTGGGTAGaggacaaagaagaaaaacagaaactcaTCCAGAAGTACAAGGACGGCATGGG CACCAAACCGTGCCGGTATTTCGACGAGGGGCGTGGCAGCTGTCCGTTCGGGGCGAACTGCTTCTACAAGCACGCCTATCCCGACGGCCGCCTGGAGGAGCCCCAGCCTCAGAGGCGTGTCACGGGGTCGGTCGGACGGCACCGG AACTCCAGACGGACGCCCCTGTGGGACATCTTCGACGAGCGGGAGAGCGGCGACTCCTTCGACAACGAGGACGAGGAGATGGTGACGCTGGAGCTGAGCGAGATGCTGCTCATGCTCCTGGCGGCCGGCACCGACGACGAGGTCACCGACTCGGAGGACGAGTGGGACTTGTTTCACGAGGAGCTGGACGATTACTACGAGGTTTACCTATAG
- the zgc:136858 gene encoding uncharacterized protein zgc:136858 isoform X4: MQTSLEKQSNSCLRTQGDYAVKVHQMQTQTTANKMLGSKFISSGTQTRSLIFFILERAGSTMLSRVSTFLQRCSLPAFHRCWLHDSLFQVHPSVSEALAENKPVVALESTIITHGMPYPQNLSTAQEVEAIVRAHGATPATVGVLRGRVHVGLSQEQLHFLSCSRASLKVSRRDVPYAVSKGLSGGTTVSGTMMAAHRASIPVFVTGGIGGVHRDGENSMDVSADLTELGRTPVAVVSAGVKSILDIGRTLEFLETQGVCVATFGKSRDFPAFFSPQSGFTSPYNVTDAEEAAELIEAMLALGLQSGVLLAVPIPEEHAAAGQLTQEAIRAAVAEASEKGIRGRDVTPFILQRVSELTQGQSLQANMALIRNNARVGSQIACALSELRRRKRSESPPPRKEKTPPTPAKAVVIGGINVDFVAKGKTEKLLFGQTNPGSVCQAYGGVGRNIADCLTRLGERPLLISAVGADSQGDTVLSHCGHMNTCGVARMREQRTATYCVVITGSGELSLGLGDMDIHQRITAQYVAQFEEQLSSAPLVCVDGNVPVATIDYVCSLSRKHALPVWYEPTDTDKASKPFMSHSWKNLSYTSPNLAELCAMTRALGLSTPADR; encoded by the exons ATGCAAACGAGTCTTGAAAAACAAAGCAACTCTTGCTTGAGAACGCAAGGTGACTATGCCGTCAAAGTTCACCAAATGCAAACGCAGACCACTGCAAACAAAATGCTCGGGTCAAAGTTTATTTCTTCCGGCACACAGACAAGAAG tttgattttttttattttggaaagagCGGGATCCACAATGCTCAGTAGAGTTTCCACGTTTCTGCAGAGATGTTCCCTCCCAGCGTTCCACAGATGCTGGCTGCACG aTAGCCTGTTCCAAGTCCATCCCTCTGTGTCAGAGGCACTGGCAGAAAACAAGCCAGTGGTGGCGCTAGAGAGCACCATCATTACCCACGGGATGCCCTATCCACAGAACCTTAG TACAGCTCAGGAAGTGGAGGCCATAGTGAGAGCCCACGGGGCGACGCCCGCCACGGTCGGGGTCCTGCGGGGCCGGGTACACGTGGGCCTGTCCCAGGAGcagctccacttcctgtcctgcagCCGGGCCTCCCTCAAAGTGTCCCGGCGAGACGTGCCCTATGCCGTCAGCAAG GGCCTCTCCGGAGGCACCACTGTCTCCGGCACCATGATGGCAGCTCACAGGGCCTCCATACCCGTCTTTGTGACCGGGGGCATCGGTGGAGTGCACCGGGACGGGGAAAACT CGATGGACGTGAGCGCGGACCTGACGGAGCTCGGCCGCACGCCCGTTGCCGTGGTTTCGGCGGGCGTGAAGTCCATCCTGGACATCGGCCGCACCCTGGAGTTCCTG GAGACCcagggcgtgtgtgtggccACCTTTGGGAAGTCCAGGGActttcccgcctttttttctcctcagagTGGGTTCACTTCCCCTTACAACGTGACTGATGCAGAAGAGGCAGCGGAGCTGATTG AGGCCATGTTGGCACTGGGGCTGCAGAGTGGGGTGCTGCTGGCAGTGCCCATCCCAGAGGAGCACGCAGCGGCTGGCCAGCTCACCCAGGAAGCCATCCGCGCCGCAGTGGCAGAGGCCAG TGAAAAGGGTATCAGAGGGAGAGATGTGACTCCGTTCATCCTGCAGAGGGTCAGTGAGCTGACGCAAGGCCAGTCCCTCCAGGCCA ACATGGCCCTCATCCGCAACAACGCGAGGGTGGGCAGTCAGATCGCATGCGCCCTCTCCGAACTGCGGCGACGCAAGAGGAGCgagtccccgcccccccgaaaGGAGAAGACTCCGCCCACGCCTGCCAAGGCT GTTGTCATTGGTGGCATCAATGTGGACTTCGTTGccaaaggaaaaacagaaaagctatTG TTTGGCCAGACCAATCCTGGAAGTGTCTGTCAAGCATACGGAGGGGTAGGAAGAAATATTGCTG ACTGCCTTACTCGACTGGGGGAGAGACCCCTGCTCATTTCGGCTGTGGGGGCCGACTCGCAGGGCGACACCGTCCTGAGTCACTGCGGCCACATG AACACATGTGGCGTTGCTAGGATGCGAGAGCAAAGAACTGCAACTTACTGTGTTGTGATCACCGGGAGCGGGGAGCTCAGCCTGGGATTGGGCGACATGGATATTCACCAGCGAATCACGGCGCAGTAT GTGGCCCAGTTTGAAGAGCAGCTGTCCAGCGCGCCTCTCGTCTGTGTGGACGGGAACGTCCCGGTCGCCACCATCGACTACGTTTGTTCCCTTTCCAGGAAGCACGCGTTGCCAG TGTGGTACGAGCCCACAGACACGGACAAGGCCTCCAAACCCTTCATGTCCCACAGCTGGAAGAACCTCAGCTACACCTCACCCAACCTAGCGGAGCTGTGCGCCATGACCCGGGCGCTGGGCCTGTCCACACCTGCAG aCCGGTAG
- the mkrn1 gene encoding probable E3 ubiquitin-protein ligase makorin-1 isoform X3, producing MHGVCKEGSNCRYSHDLSSSKPTMICRYFQRGCCAYGDRCRYEHTKPAKPEEPDGPKQTMPLPPAPLPATVTPHPQPGGSSAEPQEHPDGIGARDWVNAAEFVPGQPYCGRAADPVPAEGPGLVIEEEYEKEQADKELKKQLCPYAAVGECRYGLNCAYLHGDVCDMCGLQVLHPSDSAQRSQHIKACIEAHEKDMEISFAIQRSKDMMCGVCMEVVFEKANPGERRFGILSNCSHCYCLKCIRKWRSAKQFESKIIKSCPECRITSNFVIPSEYWVEDKEEKQKLIQKYKDGMGTKPCRYFDEGRGSCPFGANCFYKHAYPDGRLEEPQPQRRVTGSVGRHRNSRRTPLWDIFDERESGDSFDNEDEEMVTLELSEMLLMLLAAGTDDEVTDSEDEWDLFHEELDDYYEVYL from the exons ATGCATGGGGTTTGCAAGGAAGGGAGCAACTGTCGATATTCCCACGACCTCAGCAGCAGCAAACCGACCATGATTTGCAGGTACTTTCAAAGGGGATGCTGTGCGTACGGTGACCGATGCAG GTATGAACACACAAAACCAGCCAAACCGGAGGAGCCGGACGGTCCCAAGCAAACAATGccgctgccccctgcccccctccccgccaccgTCACTCCGCACCCCCAGCCGGGGGGCAGCAGCGCAGAGCCCCAGGAGCACCCGGACGGAATAGGGGCCAGAGACTGGGTGAACGCAGCAGAGTTTGTGCCAGGGCAGCCCTACTGCGGGCGAG CGGCTGACCCGGTTCCAGCGGAGGGGCCGGGCCTCGTCATCGAGGAAGAGTACGAGAAGGAGCAGGCCGACAAGGAGCTGAAGAAGCAGCTGTGTCCCTACGCGGCGGTCGGGGAGTGCCGCTACGGGCTCAACTGCGCCTATCTCCACGGCGACGTCTGCGACATGTGCGGCCTGCAGGTCCTGCACCCCTCCGACTCCGCCCAGCGCTCACAGCACATCAAG GCGTGCATCGAGGCCCACGAGAAGGACATGGAGATCTCCTTCGCCATCCAGCGCAGCAAGGACATGATGTGTGGCGTGTGCATGGAGGTGGTGTTCGAGAAGGCCAACCCCGGGGAGCGGCGCTTCGGCATCCTGTCCAACTGCAGCCACTGCTACTGCCTCAAGTGCATCCGCAAGTGGAGGAGCGCCAAGCAGTTCGAGAGCAAGATCATCAA GTCCTGCCCAGAGTGTCGAATCACGTCCAATTTTGTCATCCCGAGTGAATACTGGGTAGaggacaaagaagaaaaacagaaactcaTCCAGAAGTACAAGGACGGCATGGG CACCAAACCGTGCCGGTATTTCGACGAGGGGCGTGGCAGCTGTCCGTTCGGGGCGAACTGCTTCTACAAGCACGCCTATCCCGACGGCCGCCTGGAGGAGCCCCAGCCTCAGAGGCGTGTCACGGGGTCGGTCGGACGGCACCGG AACTCCAGACGGACGCCCCTGTGGGACATCTTCGACGAGCGGGAGAGCGGCGACTCCTTCGACAACGAGGACGAGGAGATGGTGACGCTGGAGCTGAGCGAGATGCTGCTCATGCTCCTGGCGGCCGGCACCGACGACGAGGTCACCGACTCGGAGGACGAGTGGGACTTGTTTCACGAGGAGCTGGACGATTACTACGAGGTTTACCTATAG